A single window of Solea solea chromosome 9, fSolSol10.1, whole genome shotgun sequence DNA harbors:
- the gpr52 gene encoding G-protein coupled receptor 52 gives MNQSELTTDPVLIANSSHGDFFPGRPSNHSCPLGWGLNEGLETCVLETAVIVLLTALIIAGNLTVIFVFHCAPLLHHYTTSYFIQTMAYADLLVGLSCLVPTLSLLHYPAGVQEPITCQVFSYVISVLKSVSMACLACISVDRYLAITKPLSYNQLVTPCRLRGCITLICVYSSLVFLPSFFGWGKPGYHGDIFEWCAHSWPTSALFTGFVVCLLYAPAALVVCFTYYHIFRICQQHNREISERRARFPSQEMEAGDGGGSSGHQGGHGPDRRYAMVLFRITSVFYMLWLPYIIYFMLESSHVLDSPALSFITTWLAISNSFCNCVIYSLSNSVFRLGMRRLSQTICSFSHCAADDRDFVEPKPRKRANSCSI, from the coding sequence ATGAACCAGTCTGAATTGACAACGGACCCGGTGCTCATTGCCAACAGCAGCCATGGAGACTTCTTCCCTGGAAGACCCTCCAACCACTCCTGTCCCCTGGGCTGGGGGCTGAATGAAGGCCTAGAGACTTGTGTCCTGGAGACTGCTGTCATTGTACTTCTGACAGCACTCATCATTGCAGGGAATCTGACAGTGATCTTTGTGTTCCACTGTGCCCCCCTACTTCATCATTACACCACCAGCTACTTCATCCAGACCATGGCCTACGCTGATCTGCTGGTGGGTCTCAGTTGCCTGGTGCCCACCCTGTCTCTGCTCCACTACCCAGCAGGTGTCCAGGAGCCCATCACTTGTCAAGTTTTCAGTTATGTTATCTCTGTACTGAAGAGTGTTTCAATGGCGTGCTTGGCCTGTATCAGTGTGGACCGCTATTTGGCCATTACTAAACCACTATCTTACAACCAGTTGGTGACGCCATGCCGGTTGCGAGGCTGCATCACCCTTATATGTGTCTACTCTAGCCTGGTTTTCTTGCCCTCTTTCTTTGGGTGGGGCAAGCCAGGATATCATGGGGACATTTTTGAGTGGTGCGCTCACTCGTGGCCGACCTCTGCCCTATTTACAGGCTTTGTAGTGTGCCTGCTCTATGCACCTGCTGCACTTGTGGTGTGTTTTACCTATTACCATATATTTCGCATTTGCCAGCAGCACAACAGGGAGATCAGTGAACGGAGGGCACGTTTCCCAAGCCAGGAGATGGAGGCTGGTGATgggggaggcagcagtggacatCAGGGAGGGCATGGACCAGATCGTCGTTATGCGATGGTGCTCTTCCGCATCACCAGTGTTTTTTACATGCTTTGGCTCCCCTACATAATCTACTTTATGCTAGAGAGCTCCCATGTGCTGGATAGCCCTGCACTTTCTTTCATTACCACCTGGCTAGCCATTAGCAACAGCTTTTGCAACTGTGTTATCTACAGTCTTTCTAACAGTGTGTTCAGACTGGGCATGCGTAGGCTCTCGCAAACAATCTGCTCCTTCAGCCACTGTGCAGCGGATGACAGGGATTTTGTGGAGCCTAAACCAAGAAAGAGGGCAAATTCATGCTCCATTTGA